The genome window AAACTATCCGTGTAACTGCTGAAAAAGACCCTGCAAACCTTAAATGGAACGAGGTTGGTGCAGAAATCATCATTGAATCAACAGGTTTGTTCTTAACACAGGAAACCGCACAAAAACATATCGATGCCGGCGCTAAAAAAGTTGTAATGAGTGCTCCTGCAAAGGATGATACCCCTACTTTTGTAATGGGTGTTAACAATAAAAAATTAACTGCTGCGCATACTATCGTATCAAACGCATCATGTACAACCAATTGCCTTGCTCCTATCGCTAAAGTATTGAACGATAGCTTTGGTATTGAAGAAGGCTTAATGAGCACAGTACACGCCGTTACAGCTACTCAAAAAACAGTTGACAGCCCATCGGCTAAAGACTGGAGAGGCGGCCGTGGCGCATACCAAAATATCATCCCTTCATCAACAGGTGCAGCTAAAGCGGTAACATTGGTTATTCCTGAATTAAAGGGTAAATTAACAGGTATGTCATTCCGTGTTCCGGTTGCTGACGTTTCTGTTGTTGACTTAACCGTTCGCCTTAAAAAAGGTGCAACTTACGAAGAAATTAAAGCTGCAATGAAAACAGCTTCAGAAGGTGACCTGAAAGGTATTTTAGGATATACTGAAGATGATGTAGTTTCAGAAGATTTTAAAGGTGATTCACGCACATCAATTTTTGATGCTAAAGCCGGTATTGCTTTGAATGATAACTTTGTAAAAGTTGTTTCATGGTATGACAACGAGTGGGGTTATTCAAACAAACTAATTGACCTGGTACAGGAATTAGGTAAAGTTTAATACAAAACCACATTTATTATATCAGAGCCCCGGCAAAACCGGGGCTTTTCTTTACAGGCTTTATTGGGGGCAGTCGCTTATCATGCCCCGTCCGGATTACCTCATACGCATACATGTTAGCCATTCGTCATCAATAAGGATTTCTTCATTGATAATATACTATTCGCGCATAACGTTAAAACAAAACGCAACTATCCTCATTTATTAATTATGGTATTATTTGCTTTTGCGGCCTATATGGATGTAAACGAATTTGCGAAGACGGTTCCATCTGCCAAAAAGATCGGTGTAGCCAGGCTGCCCGGTTATAATTTCGTATTTAATAAAACCGCTGACGACCAATCGTCAAAGGCTAATATAGCCCCGTCTGCTGATCCGCTGGCAGTTGTTTGGGGCTTATTAATTGAGCTGAATGACAACGAGCGCTCTAATTTTTATAACGGCGGGGCCTGGCAGATTGATTTTAAGCTGGAACATGTTAGCTGCCTGGACGAAGATGATAAAATCCACATGGCGGAAGCTTTTGTAGCGCAACCCCACGCATTAAATACACATTTGTTACCATTTGATTGGTATCACGCCCGATTGGTGCAACTTGCCACAAATGCCGGCTTGCCCAAGGAATATGTAAAGCAAATGGCCCAAATGCCTTTTAAAATTGATCCGGATGATGAAAGACGGCAAAAAAAACTTAAAAGGACATAACTTTTAACTACTTTGAATTGCCTGCACCCCTTCAAATTTATTGGTGACATTCTAAAATTTTGGTAAACACAACAAGTTTGTTTTCAGTAATACAAGTTCTGTTTTAGGGTTCTTTTTTTTAAATTTAGTACATCAAAAAGGGAACACCCTAAAACCCGACTGCGTATGAAATTTAAAACCGTTTACTGCATATTTCTCTTACTTTTTTCAGGGGGTGTAATCCTGGCACAGAATGTTGATATTCCGGCAAAAATAGATTCGCACAGCTTTGACCCTGCGGCCCTTATTTGGCTTAATAAACCCGCCGCTAAATGGAGCGATGCAATCCCTGTTGGTAACGGGCGCCTGGGCGCCATGGTATATGGCGATGCTGCTGATGAAACCATCCAATTGAACGAGGATACTTATTGGACGGGTGGACCCTACTCCACTGTAGTTAAAGGTGGTTACAAGTATTTGCCAATGGTTAGAGACCTGGTTTTCCGTGGGAGATTTAAAGAAGCGCAAACACTTTTTGGCCGGAAGCTAATGGGATATCCTGTAGAACAGCAAAAATACCAGTCGCTTGCCAATCTCGTGTTCCATTTCGAATCAACAAAAAGTGTTACCGGTTACAAGCGCTGGCTTGACCTGGAAACCGGCATTGCCGGAGTAAGCTATAACAGCGGAGGCGTTACCTATAAAAGAGAAGTTTTTTCATCCTATCCGGATCAAATTATTGCCGTAAGGCTTACAGCCAGCAAACCGGGAAGTATTTCCTTTACCGCCAATTTAAGAGGGGTGCGCAACCAGCAGCACTCAGACTACGCAACAGATTACTTTAAAATGGATGGCCTTGGCAACAACGGCCTGGTGCTTACCGGAAAGTCTGCCGATTATTTAGGTGTTGCCGGTAAGTTAAGGTACGAGGCGCGTTTAAAAGCCATACCCGAAGGCGGAAGGGTATTTGTAAACGGCACCGACCTGGTTGTTGAAAATGCAGATGCCATAACCCTGTACTTTGCCGCCGCAACAAATTTTGTGAACTATAAAGATATAAGCGCCGACGAACATACAAGGGTGAACGATTATTTGGAAGGCATAGCAGCGAAATCTTATGAAAGTATTAAAGCAAGTTACCTGGCAGATTACAGGAACCTGTTTAACAGGGTTAACCTTAAATTACCGGTTACCGCAAATTCATGGGCGCCTACGGACGAAAGGCTTGCAAGCAATACCATAACGCCCGACCCGGAGCTGGCTGCGCTGGCTTACCAGTTTGGCCGCTATGTATTGATCTCATCTTCGCGCCCGGGTACGCAGGCAGCAAATTTGCAGGGAATC of Mucilaginibacter xinganensis contains these proteins:
- the gap gene encoding type I glyceraldehyde-3-phosphate dehydrogenase, with protein sequence MKIGINGFGRIGRLAFRAAIERPDIEVVGINDLVEPDYMAYMLKYDSTHGQFKGTIAVEGGHLVVNGKTIRVTAEKDPANLKWNEVGAEIIIESTGLFLTQETAQKHIDAGAKKVVMSAPAKDDTPTFVMGVNNKKLTAAHTIVSNASCTTNCLAPIAKVLNDSFGIEEGLMSTVHAVTATQKTVDSPSAKDWRGGRGAYQNIIPSSTGAAKAVTLVIPELKGKLTGMSFRVPVADVSVVDLTVRLKKGATYEEIKAAMKTASEGDLKGILGYTEDDVVSEDFKGDSRTSIFDAKAGIALNDNFVKVVSWYDNEWGYSNKLIDLVQELGKV
- a CDS encoding gamma-glutamylcyclotransferase family protein; this encodes MVLFAFAAYMDVNEFAKTVPSAKKIGVARLPGYNFVFNKTADDQSSKANIAPSADPLAVVWGLLIELNDNERSNFYNGGAWQIDFKLEHVSCLDEDDKIHMAEAFVAQPHALNTHLLPFDWYHARLVQLATNAGLPKEYVKQMAQMPFKIDPDDERRQKKLKRT